The window GAGGAAGTTGTTTGTACTGATTGGTGTGATCTGTCAGAAAAAACTGCCCCTGAAGATCTAGATCTGTGGAAAGCGATACCGAGCGTGAATGATTGAAGGAGGTGAGTTTATGGGAAAGTATTTGTCTTATCTTGCTGTGATCGTACTTTCACTTTTTCTTGCAACTTGTGCACCAACGACGAGTCCTTCCAATGGTCAAACTGATCAACCGAATCCGACCAATCCGATCGACATCATCGCAGACGATGAAATCCACACGGTCGGTAGGATAAGCTATATAGACGTCAAGGTCGTGGACAGCAAAGGTTCTCCCATACCGAATGTTGGCGTTAAGTTCTTCTTCCAATCTCCCAGAGATGGAAACTGGTATGCAGTGGTCGACGAGTTGACTAAAATGACCACCGTTATGACCGATTCAAACGGAATAGCGAAAATAGCAGTCCTTCCAAACATACAAGTGATGAATCAAAATTTTCGAGCATACATCTCAGAACCTATTCAAATCGAAAAATATTTTCGAGTGACTTTCAAAAGACCAAATTGGCTGTTCTTGATATGGATGTGCGCAGATAACGATCCGACAGATCCGACAAGAGATCTTGAACTTCCTGGTCTTGTAGACCGTTCAGAAATGTTGAACGCTAATCAAAATGTATCTGTGTTTGCTTTCTGGGATGGCAGGGAAAAAGATCCGCAGGACAAAATACTTGTTCTTGATGAATTTGGAGTGTGGAAAGATATTTATAAATTCAGCGAAGATTTCAAATCTGGCGATTATTACGAATTGGCTCGTTGGATTTATGTAATTTTTTCCATTTTTGAGTCATCTCATCGAGCTTTGATTTTGTGGAACCATGGTAATGCTTGGCTTGACAATGCATCTAATACGAGATCTTTCACACCTCAGGCAATATGTTATGATTATACAGCCAACCAAAATGCAATTTCAACGGTGGAACTTCGTGTGGTTCTTCAAGCTTATAACAGTGTTAATCCTCCAGGTCCTCGCATAGATTTGCTGTGTATGGACGCTTGTTTGATGGGCTCAATCGAGGTGCTTTATGAACTTAAGGGTTTGGTCGATTACATTGTAGCTTCTAGTTTTTCAGAACCTGGTGAAGGTTTCAATTACAACTTTTTAAAACAAATAACCTCGATCGATGGTGCCGTGGATGTTGGAAGAAAAATAATCGATTATTACAGAAGTTCTTACGATGGTACTCAAAAGGAAAACGATGGTCTCAGCTTGGCGATGTACGACATGAGTAAGGTTCAAGTTACAGCCAATTTGGTGAGTCAACTTGGATACAGATGCTAGTAGACCTCAACGACTTTGCATATTTTATACAGTACATAGGCGATAGTCAAGTTCAATTCTATGCTCAACAGCTTCAAACCGTTCTCAACCAACTTGTGATCTATGAATATGTTGAGAAAACAGGATATGTAATTAACAATCCTGTGAGCATATTCATGCCTAACCGAGCTGACTCAGTTAGACAATATAGAAATGATTACAACATGCTTTTATTCACTGGAGAAAATGACTGGCCCGATTTTCTTGAAGCTTGGCTTCAAACAGGTGATGTTTTGAAACACGTACCATCCAAGCCTTCACTGAGTGGCGATTTTTTGAAAGATGTGTCGTTGAACGAAATCTTTTCGTTGATGCAATGAGTTGAATTGTGGACCATCATAGAATCTGTTTTCTGCGATGCGGGGTTTTCCCCGCATTTTTTATCCCATCGGGTTCACGGTAATGAGGGTAACTAAAGGCGAAAGAATCGTTGATGCTATGATAAAATAAAAAGAACAACGGTGGTGAAACAATGAATGGATTCACATTGGTAGAGGTCATCATCACACTGATCATTTTTCTCATAGTTTCGGCCGTGGTCGTTGTGTTGTTGAGCAGTGTCTATAGACAATCCATGATCACTTACGATAGAATCAGTGTGCAAGATGAATTAGCTCAGATAGATGCTCTGATACGCAAAGAACTGTTGAAAGCTGGACCAACCATCGAAGGACTCAGTGTTTTGCAAGATTCTATTGAATTTTACGCCGTTGTGCCTTTCTCAAAACCTTTCTATGGAACTTACGCTTCGGCCACGAAGCTCAAATACAAATTGACCTTCTCTCAAGGTAAGCTTGAACTTGAAATCAGTGATGGTGCAAGTTACACAAGAAGAACCACGCTCGGGCTGCTTCAAAAAGTCGAATTTGAAAGGCGCGCTGGTGATCCTCCAAACGTGATTCGATACACCCTCGAGAAAAAGAATCTGACTTTACCTTATCGATTGACATCGTCTGTGGTGCTGTACAACTTGAAGTGAGGTGGGCCGTTGAAAAAAGGTTATGTTTTGATCTTCACGTTGGTTTTACTGACCACAGTTTCGCTATTCACCGTTGCTCTTTTGACGAACCTATCGGTTTACGCGAAAAGAACAGCTTTCGAAAGCAACAAAAATCTTGTCCATCTTCAAGCTCAGAATCTTCTTCAGTTGTCGATCGCTTTCATCAAACCAAACTTCAATGGTGTGGGAGGTGTGACACTCAACTGGACGAACGCACGTTTGAGTGGGAACGTAACTTGGTGGGACACATTCAAGAAAACTCTACTGAGTCAATCGGACGGAGATTTCTGGAGAAACTTTTTCCAACGTGTGGATGAAAACAGATACTTCAACTTACACTCAATTTCGAAGTTCAACGAGACGATAAACCTTCATGGCCTGTCAGGTACGACGATCGTTGTACCGATCACTGGGACTTACCAGGTTGGTAGCAATCCCTATTCGGTGCTGTTGGTGAGCAGGGCTGTCAGAGGAAAAATCGAAGCTTACGCACTCGCAGTCTTGGCCGTGGACTTTCTCAACAAGTACGCTTACTTCACCGAAAAAGAAATCCGACCGAGTGGTCAAAAAATATATTTCATCACTCGCGATGTCATAGATGGTCCAATGAGATCTAACGACGTGATACACATTTGGGGAAACCCTATATTCAGATCAACGGTTGAAGTCAAAGATGTTGAGACTGTTTCTGGAAGTCCGACGTTCCATTTTGGTTGGCGTCGGCTCAATCAAGAAGATATACAGGCGTACAACATGACTATGATCAAGAATGCTTATTCGAACGACCTTGAAGCGCTAGTAAAACCAGTGAATGACTTTTTGAACAGCGCGGTAGAAACGGGTATAAAACTAAACTTGAAGGGAAAGACGATAAGAGTTGGAAGCAACGATAGAACTGCCCAGAAGTTGATAGTCGAATTTAAAAGTGCACAGGGTCAAGGTAGCGATCATTTCATCAAAGTCTGGGTTCAATACACTCAAGGAAATAATACAGGAACTGATGCACTTTTCACCTTAAAACCAAACCCCAGCGGAACTGGAACTCGCATGGTCATTCACGGTGAAAGCGCCAGAAGGTGGCTCGATTTAGCCAGCGGTCCAGATGATAAGGAAGTGAATTTCAGTGGTATTTTGATGTCCGATCTGACCGTCGCTGTGCAGAACAATTCCAACAGTGACAAGCCCATGTACGTTGATGGAAGGTACACGATATATTCGAAAGAAAATGTTGAAATCTACGATCACATCGTGTATGAAGATTTTCGCCATCTTTTTCCACACAACACCATCGATAGCATAATCGTGAACGACAATCTCATCAATCAAATGAAGAATGCTACCAGAACAGATTTTTTGAACATCGTTGCGGACAAGTATATCTTGGTTAAAGAGAAGCAAAGTAATCTCAAGATTACAGCGAGTCTTTACTCGTTCGATGAGAGCTTCATGGTGGAAAGATACAACGAAGGGTCTCCTGTGGGACAACTAACGATCTTTGGTTCGTTGATGCAGTACTATCGTGGACCAGTGGGGACTTTCAGTGGTGGAACCATACAAACAGGATACTACAAAAACTACATTTATGACTACAAAATCTTGGAAGGTATGAGCGCCATAGGAACACCTGCCAAGCGAGGAGAAGTGGTCCTGCTGACTGTCAGGGGAGTGTTTTGATGAAGAGCGGTACGATCCTTGTAGAAATGCTGGTTTGTTTGGTGCTCGTAGCTATAATAGTCATTTTTGCTTTCGATGCGATCATCAATTCTTTGAACATATCCAGCAGACACGAACTGGAGATGAAGACGATATCGTTACTGAACTTCGTTCAAAGCTATCTTGCCGAGTACAGAGTCGGCAACGAAATAACCAGCGACATCGTTCAAAACCTCAACACCATGTTTCATGGTACCAACACCAACGCTTTTCCGCGCATCCTCGAAGCTACGAAAACAGACCTTTCAATCACAGATACCAACGTTACTTACAGATATAGGATCGTGAAAGTTAAGGTCGCGAAGAATCCTCACATCGCGGAAGAATTCGTACTGCTCTTTGGTTATTGATATGGATCGAAAATAACCGAAAGTAGAGCATTTTGCGGTGAGATTGGCGATGGTTCGTCACACTTTCAGCTCATCGTAAGCTTTTTTCATCGCTTGTGATATCTTCTGCAGATTTTCAAAACTACAAGCGAAATTCAAACGAACACCGTTTGCATCTCCAAAATCTTTACCGTTGTTCAAATACACCCTCGCTCTTTCTAGAAAGAACCTCTGTGGATTTTCCAAGCCAAGTTTTGAGCAATCGAGCCACATCAAAAAGGTTGCTTCTGGTAATGGAACATCGATCAACGGCATGTTCGATTTTATGAATTGATACA is drawn from Pseudothermotoga sp. and contains these coding sequences:
- a CDS encoding prepilin-type N-terminal cleavage/methylation domain-containing protein; its protein translation is MNGFTLVEVIITLIIFLIVSAVVVVLLSSVYRQSMITYDRISVQDELAQIDALIRKELLKAGPTIEGLSVLQDSIEFYAVVPFSKPFYGTYASATKLKYKLTFSQGKLELEISDGASYTRRTTLGLLQKVEFERRAGDPPNVIRYTLEKKNLTLPYRLTSSVVLYNLK
- a CDS encoding clostripain-related cysteine peptidase, with protein sequence MLVDLNDFAYFIQYIGDSQVQFYAQQLQTVLNQLVIYEYVEKTGYVINNPVSIFMPNRADSVRQYRNDYNMLLFTGENDWPDFLEAWLQTGDVLKHVPSKPSLSGDFLKDVSLNEIFSLMQ
- a CDS encoding DUF4900 domain-containing protein, encoding MKKGYVLIFTLVLLTTVSLFTVALLTNLSVYAKRTAFESNKNLVHLQAQNLLQLSIAFIKPNFNGVGGVTLNWTNARLSGNVTWWDTFKKTLLSQSDGDFWRNFFQRVDENRYFNLHSISKFNETINLHGLSGTTIVVPITGTYQVGSNPYSVLLVSRAVRGKIEAYALAVLAVDFLNKYAYFTEKEIRPSGQKIYFITRDVIDGPMRSNDVIHIWGNPIFRSTVEVKDVETVSGSPTFHFGWRRLNQEDIQAYNMTMIKNAYSNDLEALVKPVNDFLNSAVETGIKLNLKGKTIRVGSNDRTAQKLIVEFKSAQGQGSDHFIKVWVQYTQGNNTGTDALFTLKPNPSGTGTRMVIHGESARRWLDLASGPDDKEVNFSGILMSDLTVAVQNNSNSDKPMYVDGRYTIYSKENVEIYDHIVYEDFRHLFPHNTIDSIIVNDNLINQMKNATRTDFLNIVADKYILVKEKQSNLKITASLYSFDESFMVERYNEGSPVGQLTIFGSLMQYYRGPVGTFSGGTIQTGYYKNYIYDYKILEGMSAIGTPAKRGEVVLLTVRGVF
- a CDS encoding clostripain-related cysteine peptidase: MGKYLSYLAVIVLSLFLATCAPTTSPSNGQTDQPNPTNPIDIIADDEIHTVGRISYIDVKVVDSKGSPIPNVGVKFFFQSPRDGNWYAVVDELTKMTTVMTDSNGIAKIAVLPNIQVMNQNFRAYISEPIQIEKYFRVTFKRPNWLFLIWMCADNDPTDPTRDLELPGLVDRSEMLNANQNVSVFAFWDGREKDPQDKILVLDEFGVWKDIYKFSEDFKSGDYYELARWIYVIFSIFESSHRALILWNHGNAWLDNASNTRSFTPQAICYDYTANQNAISTVELRVVLQAYNSVNPPGPRIDLLCMDACLMGSIEVLYELKGLVDYIVASSFSEPGEGFNYNFLKQITSIDGAVDVGRKIIDYYRSSYDGTQKENDGLSLAMYDMSKVQVTANLVSQLGYRC